From a single Bradyrhizobium sediminis genomic region:
- a CDS encoding glucan ABC transporter ATP-binding protein/ permease, translating to MSMLRLYTRVLELLGKEARLGWILAGANLLLAGAQFAEPVLFGRIVDVLSGKPVSGPLASSSAWPLLAAWAAFGLFTLLCSAAVALHADRLAHRQRQAVLTNYFEHIMQLPLTFHTGHHSGRLMKVMLNGTDSLWRLWLGFFREHFAAIMSLVVLLPLALYINWRLAVLLFVLCVVFTVLTTLVVRKTYGMQSEVEEHYSDLSARASDALGNVALVQSFVRVSAEVEGLRYVADKLLAVQMPVLSWWALVTVITRASTTITVLAIFTVGIALHEQGLTSVGEIVMFVSFATMLIQKLEQVVSFINNVFMEAPRLQEFFNVLDAVPAVRDRPDAIDPGRLSGLVEFKDVSFSYDGKRPAVEDLSFTALPGQTIALVGPTGAGKSTAIALLHRAFDPQSGFIRVDGMDVRGLTLTALRRNIGVVFQEALLFNRSIADNLRVGKPDATEEEMRIAAGRAQALEFIERSEQGFETSAGERGRMLSGGERQRLSIARALLKDPPILILDEATSALDAVTEAKVNAALDEVMKGRTTFVIAHRLSTIRNATRILVFDGGRVIESGTFDELVAQGGRFAELARAQFMVQENARASIQAPQPDSAPVKS from the coding sequence ATGTCCATGCTTCGCCTTTATACCCGCGTCCTCGAACTGCTCGGCAAGGAAGCGCGGCTGGGCTGGATTCTCGCCGGCGCCAACCTGCTGCTGGCCGGCGCGCAATTCGCCGAACCGGTGCTGTTCGGCCGCATCGTCGACGTGCTCTCGGGCAAACCCGTCAGCGGTCCGCTGGCGTCTTCGTCGGCCTGGCCGCTGCTGGCGGCCTGGGCGGCGTTCGGCCTGTTCACCCTTCTGTGCAGTGCGGCGGTGGCGCTGCACGCCGACCGGCTGGCGCATCGCCAGCGCCAGGCGGTGCTGACGAATTATTTCGAGCACATCATGCAGCTGCCGCTGACCTTCCACACCGGCCACCATTCCGGCCGGCTGATGAAGGTGATGCTGAACGGCACCGACTCGCTGTGGCGGCTCTGGCTCGGATTTTTCCGCGAGCATTTCGCCGCGATCATGTCGCTGGTGGTGCTGCTGCCGCTGGCGCTCTACATCAACTGGCGGCTGGCGGTCCTGCTGTTCGTGCTGTGCGTGGTGTTCACGGTGCTGACCACGCTGGTGGTGCGCAAGACCTACGGCATGCAAAGCGAGGTCGAGGAGCACTACAGCGACCTGTCGGCGCGCGCCTCCGACGCGCTCGGCAACGTCGCGCTGGTGCAGAGCTTCGTGCGCGTCAGCGCCGAGGTCGAAGGCCTGCGCTACGTCGCCGACAAGCTGCTGGCGGTGCAGATGCCGGTCTTGTCGTGGTGGGCGCTGGTCACCGTCATCACGCGGGCATCGACCACCATCACCGTGCTCGCGATCTTCACCGTCGGCATCGCGCTGCACGAGCAGGGCCTCACCTCGGTCGGCGAGATCGTGATGTTCGTCAGCTTCGCCACCATGCTGATCCAGAAGCTCGAACAGGTGGTCTCCTTCATCAACAACGTGTTCATGGAGGCGCCGAGGCTGCAGGAATTCTTCAACGTGCTGGACGCCGTGCCCGCGGTGCGCGACCGGCCCGACGCGATCGATCCAGGCCGGCTCTCGGGCCTGGTCGAATTCAAGGACGTCTCGTTTTCGTATGACGGCAAGCGGCCCGCGGTCGAGGATCTTTCCTTCACCGCGCTGCCCGGCCAGACCATCGCGCTGGTCGGCCCCACCGGCGCCGGCAAATCGACGGCGATCGCGCTGTTGCATCGCGCATTCGATCCGCAGTCCGGCTTCATCAGGGTCGACGGCATGGATGTCCGCGGCCTGACGCTGACGGCGCTGCGGCGGAACATCGGCGTGGTGTTTCAGGAAGCGCTGCTGTTCAACCGTTCGATCGCCGACAACCTGCGCGTCGGCAAGCCGGACGCCACCGAGGAGGAAATGCGGATTGCGGCGGGCCGCGCCCAGGCGCTGGAATTCATCGAACGCAGCGAGCAGGGATTCGAGACCAGTGCCGGCGAGCGCGGGCGCATGCTGTCCGGCGGCGAGCGGCAGCGATTATCGATCGCACGCGCGCTGTTGAAGGATCCGCCAATCCTGATCCTCGATGAGGCCACCAGCGCGCTCGATGCCGTCACCGAGGCCAAGGTCAACGCGGCGCTGGACGAGGTGATGAAGGGACGCACCACGTTCGTGATCGCGCACCGGCTTTCGACCATCCGCAACGCCACGCGCATCCTGGTGTTCGACGGCGGCCGCGTGATCGAAAGCGGAACTTTCGACGAACTGGTGGCGCAAGGCGGCCGTTTTGCGGAACTCGCGCGAGCCCAGTTCATGGTGCAGGAAAATGCGCGGGCCAGCATCCAGGCGCCGCAACCGGACAGCGCGCCCGTCAAGAGTTAG
- a CDS encoding peroxiredoxin translates to MTIKVGDKLPEAKFRVMTAEGPQVKTTDDIFKGKKVALFAVPGAYTGTCHKMHLPSIFLNAYAIKDKGVNTIAIVSVNDAFVMNAWKRDTDQRDEATFLADGNADFTKAIGMELDASGNGLGIRSKRYSMLVDDGVVKTLNLEPAPGKVEVSGGDTLLGQL, encoded by the coding sequence ATGACCATCAAAGTTGGCGACAAGCTGCCCGAAGCGAAGTTTCGCGTGATGACGGCGGAGGGGCCGCAGGTCAAGACCACCGACGACATCTTCAAGGGCAAGAAGGTCGCGCTGTTCGCGGTGCCCGGCGCCTACACCGGCACCTGCCACAAGATGCACCTGCCCAGCATTTTCCTCAACGCCTACGCCATCAAGGACAAGGGCGTGAACACCATCGCGATCGTCTCGGTCAATGACGCCTTCGTCATGAACGCCTGGAAGCGCGACACCGACCAGCGCGACGAGGCCACCTTCCTCGCCGACGGCAATGCCGACTTCACCAAGGCGATCGGCATGGAGCTCGATGCTTCCGGCAACGGGCTCGGCATCCGCTCCAAGCGCTACTCGATGCTGGTCGACGACGGCGTGGTCAAGACGCTCAACCTCGAGCCGGCGCCCGGCAAGGTCGAGGTTTCCGGCGGCGATACGCTGCTCGGGCAGCTCTAG
- a CDS encoding long-chain fatty acid--CoA ligase — protein sequence MERIWLKQYPAGVPADIDVTQYSSLVELLEESFAKFADRKAFICMDKSISYRDLDEMSQALGAYLQSKGLQKGARVALMMPNVLQYPVSTAAVLRAGYAVVNVNPLYTPRELEHQLKDSGAEAIVVLENFAHTVQQVIAKTAVKHVIVGSMGDLLGFKGVIVNLVVRRVKKMVPAWSIPGAVSFNDAIAAGRGMRLNKPQLTREDVAFLQYTGGTTGVSKGATLLHRNILANVLQNDAWLQPALKKPPHVDELFIVCALPLYHIFALTACFLLGVRAGGVNLLIPNPRDMPGFVKELMKYQVNSFPAVNTLYNGLLNTPGFEKVDFSKLKTSFGGGMATQKAVAEKWLKTTGCALSEGYGLSETSPTLTCNPADTDKFSGSIGIPVPSTYLSIRDDDGNEVPLGTAGEICAKGPQVMAGYWNRPDETAKVMTADGFFRTGDIGVMTPDGYTKIVDRKKDMILVSGFNVYPNEIEEVIASHPGVLECAVIGVVDAKSGEAVKAFVVKKDPNLTAEDIIKFCHEQLTNYKIPKQIEFRTDLPKTNVGKILRRELRDEKKAAAA from the coding sequence ATGGAGCGCATCTGGCTCAAGCAATATCCGGCCGGCGTGCCCGCCGATATCGACGTGACCCAGTACTCTTCGCTCGTCGAATTGCTGGAAGAAAGCTTTGCGAAGTTCGCCGACCGCAAGGCCTTCATCTGCATGGACAAGTCGATCAGCTATCGCGATCTCGACGAGATGTCACAGGCGCTCGGGGCCTATCTGCAGAGCAAGGGCCTGCAGAAGGGCGCGCGCGTCGCGCTGATGATGCCGAACGTGCTGCAATATCCGGTATCGACCGCTGCCGTGCTGCGCGCCGGCTACGCGGTGGTCAACGTCAATCCGCTCTACACCCCGCGCGAACTCGAGCATCAGCTCAAGGATTCCGGCGCCGAGGCGATCGTGGTGCTGGAGAATTTCGCCCATACGGTGCAGCAGGTGATCGCGAAGACCGCGGTCAAGCATGTCATCGTCGGCAGCATGGGCGACCTGCTCGGCTTCAAGGGTGTGATCGTCAATCTGGTGGTGCGGCGCGTGAAGAAGATGGTGCCGGCCTGGTCGATTCCGGGCGCGGTCTCCTTCAACGACGCGATCGCGGCCGGCCGCGGCATGAGGCTCAACAAGCCGCAGCTCACGCGCGAGGACGTCGCCTTCCTGCAATATACCGGCGGCACCACCGGCGTCTCCAAGGGCGCGACACTGCTCCATCGCAACATCCTCGCCAACGTGCTGCAGAATGACGCCTGGCTGCAGCCGGCGCTGAAGAAGCCGCCGCATGTCGACGAACTGTTTATCGTCTGCGCGCTGCCGCTCTATCACATCTTCGCCCTGACGGCGTGTTTCCTGCTCGGCGTGCGGGCCGGCGGCGTCAACCTCCTGATCCCCAATCCGCGCGACATGCCCGGCTTCGTCAAGGAATTGATGAAGTACCAGGTCAACAGCTTCCCGGCGGTCAACACGCTCTACAACGGCCTCTTGAATACGCCCGGATTCGAAAAGGTCGACTTCTCCAAGCTGAAGACCTCGTTCGGCGGCGGCATGGCGACGCAGAAGGCGGTTGCCGAGAAATGGCTGAAGACCACCGGTTGCGCGCTGTCGGAGGGCTACGGCCTGTCGGAAACCTCGCCGACGCTGACCTGCAATCCCGCCGACACCGACAAGTTCTCCGGCTCGATCGGGATTCCCGTGCCCTCGACCTACCTCTCGATCCGCGACGACGACGGCAACGAAGTGCCGCTCGGCACCGCCGGCGAGATCTGCGCCAAGGGACCGCAGGTGATGGCCGGTTACTGGAACCGGCCCGATGAGACCGCCAAGGTGATGACCGCGGACGGTTTCTTCCGCACCGGCGACATCGGCGTGATGACGCCCGACGGCTACACCAAGATCGTCGATCGCAAGAAGGACATGATCCTGGTCTCGGGCTTCAACGTCTATCCCAACGAGATCGAGGAAGTGATCGCGAGCCATCCCGGCGTGCTGGAATGCGCCGTGATCGGCGTCGTGGACGCCAAGTCGGGCGAAGCCGTCAAGGCGTTCGTGGTCAAGAAGGATCCCAACCTCACCGCCGAGGACATCATCAAGTTCTGCCACGAGCAGCTGACCAACTACAAAATCCCCAAGCAGATCGAATTCAGGACCGACTTGCCGAAGACCAACGTCGGCAAAATCCTGCGCCGCGAACTGCGCGACGAGAAGAAGGCCGCGGCGGCCTGA
- a CDS encoding ABC transporter substrate-binding protein, giving the protein MRADQTIAVRCFLTSLIGLLGLGGFDAGASRAADEKPPVAVQFSLDRPIDASAAPFVLAAAKGLFGSEGLSVNTNIASGSADGIARVAAGTSDFALVDINELIRFRDKPGAPPIKAVFVLFNKAPYAIIARKSRGIHALSDIEGKTLGVAQGDLSIRLWPALARQNGIKVAGVKQHKISAAVREPMLSAGQVDAVTGFSYLSAVNLRDRGVPADDLAVLRFADYGCEAYGFALIVNPAFAASKPEAVKGFLRAAIAGTHLAIKEPGHAVDEVVSRMDGGSHDLELERLRAVIRDNILTGEVKRNGIGSIDPARFDRSVGQIAEDFKFQKRSAVSDIFDDSFLPPIGGRLIN; this is encoded by the coding sequence ATGCGTGCAGACCAGACCATTGCAGTCCGCTGCTTCCTGACTTCGCTGATCGGTCTGCTGGGTCTTGGCGGGTTCGACGCGGGAGCAAGCCGGGCTGCGGATGAAAAGCCCCCGGTTGCGGTCCAGTTTTCGCTCGATCGTCCGATCGATGCCAGCGCAGCTCCCTTCGTGCTGGCAGCCGCAAAGGGTTTGTTCGGTTCGGAGGGACTTTCGGTCAACACCAACATCGCCAGCGGATCGGCCGACGGCATTGCCCGCGTCGCCGCGGGGACCAGCGATTTCGCGCTGGTCGACATCAACGAACTGATCCGCTTTCGCGACAAGCCGGGCGCCCCGCCGATCAAGGCGGTGTTCGTGCTGTTCAACAAGGCGCCCTACGCCATCATTGCCCGCAAGAGCCGCGGCATTCATGCGCTCTCCGATATCGAGGGCAAGACGCTGGGCGTCGCCCAGGGCGACCTGTCGATCCGGCTGTGGCCGGCCCTGGCGCGGCAGAACGGGATCAAGGTCGCGGGCGTCAAGCAGCACAAGATCAGCGCCGCGGTGCGCGAGCCTATGCTGTCGGCGGGTCAGGTCGATGCCGTCACCGGATTTTCCTATCTGTCGGCCGTCAACTTGCGGGATCGCGGCGTTCCGGCCGACGACCTCGCGGTGCTTCGATTCGCCGACTATGGCTGCGAGGCCTACGGCTTCGCGCTCATCGTCAACCCGGCATTCGCCGCCAGTAAGCCCGAGGCGGTGAAGGGTTTCCTGCGCGCGGCGATTGCCGGCACCCATCTGGCGATCAAGGAGCCGGGGCATGCGGTGGATGAAGTCGTCAGCCGGATGGATGGCGGATCGCACGATCTCGAGCTGGAACGCCTGCGTGCCGTCATTCGCGACAACATCCTCACCGGCGAGGTGAAACGCAACGGCATCGGCAGCATCGATCCCGCCCGCTTCGACCGGTCGGTCGGCCAGATCGCCGAGGACTTCAAATTCCAGAAGCGGTCGGCGGTATCGGATATTTTCGACGATTCCTTCCTGCCGCCGATCGGCGGCCGCCTGATCAACTGA
- a CDS encoding serine hydrolase produces the protein MQFLRPSLRKSSLNWIVLGAALAIVAPRVVHAEALLVVEADTGKVLQAENATYPWYPASVTKMMTAYVTLKAVKEGRLSLESTLTVSPVAASQSPSKMGFRPGTQVTVENALLMMMVKSANDMAVVLAEGVAGSVDGFSAQMNSTAQRLGMTQTSYVNPNGLPAEGQITSARDLAILARAILRDLPEYEYFMHTPSIRFGRRVTQNFNKLIGRYPGADGFKTGFICASGYNLVASATRNGKRLIAVVLGASSGQARAVKAAQLLERGFANNTLSWLRPSLGTVDNLVPVDASPPNLRDEMCNGKRKRPASDEDEDLVASASGGEAAVTFFTAGLQPPMAKPSELLAAAPAASQPVVVYTGPKKTGDALIAAVAVDEQKQTTRHRGKKSRVAAGKPDAAAEARTAGKDAKSDAKSEAKSEAKSDTKSGSKPAAKPVRQAHAKPSAAPKASDKASDKPAAATDKPAAKPAKPKAAAEKPAAKPATKPAPKSSEAKPSDPKTAAAPRS, from the coding sequence GTGCAGTTTCTTCGCCCTTCGCTTCGCAAGTCATCGTTGAACTGGATCGTTCTTGGCGCAGCGCTCGCCATTGTTGCGCCGCGCGTCGTGCATGCGGAAGCGTTGCTGGTGGTTGAAGCCGATACCGGCAAGGTGCTGCAGGCCGAGAACGCGACCTATCCCTGGTACCCCGCTTCCGTCACCAAGATGATGACGGCCTACGTCACGCTGAAGGCGGTCAAGGAAGGCCGGCTGTCGCTCGAGAGCACGCTGACGGTGTCGCCGGTCGCAGCCTCGCAGTCGCCTTCCAAGATGGGCTTTCGGCCGGGCACCCAGGTCACCGTCGAAAACGCGCTGCTGATGATGATGGTGAAATCGGCCAACGACATGGCCGTGGTGCTCGCCGAGGGCGTCGCCGGTTCGGTCGACGGTTTCTCCGCGCAGATGAATTCGACCGCGCAGCGGCTCGGCATGACGCAGACTAGCTACGTCAATCCGAACGGCCTGCCCGCCGAGGGCCAGATCACCTCGGCGCGCGATCTCGCGATCCTGGCGCGCGCGATCCTTCGCGACCTGCCGGAATACGAATATTTCATGCACACCCCCTCGATCCGGTTCGGCCGCCGGGTCACGCAGAATTTCAACAAGCTGATCGGGCGCTATCCGGGCGCCGACGGCTTCAAGACCGGCTTCATCTGCGCCTCCGGCTACAATCTGGTGGCATCGGCCACGCGCAACGGCAAGCGGCTGATCGCCGTCGTGCTCGGCGCGTCGTCGGGGCAGGCACGCGCAGTGAAAGCCGCGCAATTGCTCGAGCGCGGCTTTGCCAACAACACGCTGTCGTGGCTGCGGCCCTCGCTCGGCACCGTCGACAATCTGGTGCCGGTCGACGCCTCGCCGCCGAACCTGCGCGACGAGATGTGCAACGGCAAGCGCAAGCGGCCCGCCAGCGACGAGGACGAGGACCTCGTTGCCAGCGCCAGCGGCGGCGAAGCCGCCGTCACCTTCTTCACCGCCGGACTGCAGCCGCCGATGGCGAAGCCGTCCGAACTGCTGGCGGCGGCGCCCGCGGCGTCGCAACCCGTCGTGGTCTACACCGGCCCGAAGAAGACCGGCGACGCCCTGATCGCCGCCGTGGCCGTGGACGAGCAAAAGCAGACGACGCGGCATCGCGGAAAGAAGTCGCGGGTCGCAGCCGGGAAACCGGACGCTGCGGCCGAAGCGAGGACGGCGGGCAAGGATGCCAAATCCGACGCCAAGTCAGAGGCCAAGTCCGAAGCCAAATCCGATACCAAGTCCGGCAGCAAGCCTGCCGCGAAACCCGTCAGGCAGGCGCACGCCAAGCCGTCGGCCGCCCCCAAGGCTTCCGACAAGGCTTCCGACAAGCCGGCCGCCGCGACCGACAAGCCTGCCGCGAAGCCGGCCAAGCCCAAAGCTGCTGCTGAAAAGCCGGCTGCCAAGCCCGCGACCAAGCCCGCACCCAAGAGCAGCGAAGCCAAGCCTTCCGACCCAAAGACCGCCGCCGCGCCGCGCAGCTGA